The following coding sequences are from one Paenibacillus stellifer window:
- a CDS encoding methyl-accepting chemotaxis protein: MIFLSSIVVVVLLLGLLSYNKAKSTIKHNVAEANQQTIIQNAEKLDITLDQYEKMALQFYFDPDVQEQLSSLGRAEGYYEQFVAINAINTKLTSQTTSDNNIVSFSLIPENSKLPLITTGNSKIVTNDIRDQEWYKQVSASAENYTPWYSKEEVSSQFYWFPGSIAVEKNTNIVMARKLKMMGDKTGYLVLIELKKDFLEDSLKSVNLGENSHIQLVSPQGTVIVSSNTVEDGLPSKFEFIKNSKADNNSLDTKDPDGNDILAVFNPMTKADWKLAGIIPTGTLVKDAEPILTTTYIAAAAAALLALILGIWMVRMIARPLGRLKDLMGQGAHGDLTVRTEFTSKDEIGQLSASFNTMMERITELVSQTNQSAQEVLATAGDLGGASRKTADAAREIAAATEEIAKGAGSLATEAEKGNDLTAELTLQMESVIAANREMDAAAQIVSDSSAKGADQLAILMNQTGRTGEMTKALVNKVDNLKETALSVLKVLDVMKKITQQTNILSLNATIEAARAGEAGRGFMVVAGEIRGLADQTRESIALVAGITDNIMTEMNETVSVLSEVTPLFEEQVTSVKSTGEIFLSVREQMESFASTLQSVTESIDRLKESQTVLSEAMGNVSAVAEESSATSEEVASLSSEQQNVSDQLVSLSGKLENVSGQLKEKLSLFKV; encoded by the coding sequence TTGATCTTTCTATCATCCATAGTCGTCGTTGTACTCCTGCTTGGACTGCTGTCCTATAACAAGGCCAAGAGTACAATCAAGCATAATGTGGCTGAAGCGAACCAGCAGACCATTATCCAGAATGCGGAGAAGCTTGATATCACACTGGACCAGTATGAGAAAATGGCGCTCCAGTTTTATTTTGATCCGGATGTGCAGGAGCAGCTATCCTCGCTCGGAAGAGCGGAAGGATACTACGAACAATTCGTAGCGATTAACGCTATCAATACTAAGCTTACAAGCCAGACCACCTCGGACAACAATATCGTCAGCTTCTCGCTTATCCCTGAGAATTCGAAGCTGCCGCTTATTACAACGGGCAATTCCAAGATTGTCACCAATGATATCCGCGATCAGGAATGGTACAAGCAGGTTTCCGCCAGTGCCGAAAATTATACGCCCTGGTATTCGAAAGAAGAAGTTTCTTCCCAGTTCTACTGGTTCCCGGGAAGCATCGCTGTCGAGAAGAACACCAATATCGTCATGGCCCGAAAGCTGAAGATGATGGGCGACAAGACGGGATATCTCGTCCTGATTGAACTGAAGAAGGATTTCCTTGAAGATTCCTTGAAGAGCGTCAATCTCGGAGAGAACTCGCATATTCAGCTTGTATCTCCTCAGGGGACGGTTATCGTGTCTTCCAATACGGTAGAAGATGGTCTGCCGTCCAAATTTGAATTTATCAAAAATTCCAAAGCGGACAACAACAGTCTGGATACGAAGGATCCGGACGGCAACGATATTCTGGCCGTGTTCAACCCGATGACCAAAGCCGATTGGAAGCTGGCTGGTATCATTCCGACCGGTACGCTGGTCAAGGATGCCGAGCCGATTCTGACGACAACCTATATCGCCGCCGCCGCCGCCGCGCTGCTTGCCCTGATCCTCGGCATATGGATGGTACGGATGATCGCCCGTCCGCTTGGCCGTCTTAAGGACTTGATGGGACAGGGAGCTCATGGCGATTTGACCGTTCGTACGGAATTCACTTCCAAGGATGAAATCGGCCAGCTCTCGGCTTCCTTCAATACGATGATGGAGCGGATCACGGAGCTGGTATCGCAGACGAACCAGTCGGCTCAGGAGGTTCTTGCGACGGCAGGTGATCTGGGCGGAGCATCTCGTAAAACGGCGGATGCCGCCAGAGAGATTGCCGCAGCTACGGAGGAAATTGCGAAAGGTGCCGGAAGCCTGGCGACGGAAGCAGAGAAAGGCAATGATCTTACCGCCGAGCTTACGCTGCAGATGGAGTCGGTCATCGCGGCCAACCGCGAAATGGACGCAGCAGCGCAGATCGTCAGCGATTCAAGCGCCAAGGGCGCGGACCAGCTTGCCATTCTTATGAATCAAACCGGCCGCACAGGCGAAATGACCAAGGCGCTTGTTAACAAGGTTGACAACCTGAAGGAGACAGCGTTGTCTGTCCTGAAGGTTCTGGATGTAATGAAGAAAATTACCCAACAGACCAATATTCTGTCCTTGAACGCAACGATTGAGGCTGCGCGGGCGGGTGAAGCGGGACGCGGCTTCATGGTTGTAGCCGGGGAAATCCGCGGTCTGGCTGATCAGACGCGGGAATCTATCGCTCTTGTAGCCGGCATCACCGATAACATTATGACCGAAATGAATGAGACGGTAAGTGTGCTGTCGGAGGTTACGCCGCTGTTCGAGGAACAGGTGACTTCCGTTAAGAGTACAGGGGAGATCTTCCTGTCGGTACGCGAGCAGATGGAGAGTTTCGCAAGCACGCTGCAGTCGGTAACCGAGTCAATCGACCGCCTGAAGGAATCCCAGACCGTGCTGTCGGAAGCTATGGGCAATGTGAGCGCGGTCGCCGAGGAATCCTCCGCTACTTCGGAAGAGGTAGCCTCGCTGAGCAGCGAGCAGCAGAACGTCAGCGATCAGCTGGTATCTCTGTCCGGCAAGCTGGAGAATGTATCCGGGCAGCTGAAAGAGAAGCTGTCTCTGTTTAAGGTATAG